In Solanum lycopersicum chromosome 3, SLM_r2.1, the genomic stretch GTTGACAGGTGAACTTCCTGCGGAGCTAGGAAAATTTACTTTCCTGGAGGAGTTAGATATAGCTGGCAATAACATTTCTGGAACTTTAAGAGTTCTTGATGGAATGCATTCATTGTTATTCATCAATGTATCAGACAACCTCTTTTCTGGTCCAGTACCTGCACATCTGATGAAGTTCCTCAACTCAACTCCTACCTCTTTCTCGGGAAACTTGGGCCTTTGTGTGCACTGTGATCCAGAAGAAGGCTCAAATTGCCCTGAGAATATCACGTTAAGGCCCTGTGATCTTCAATCAAACAATGGAAGGCACCTAAGTGTAGCAGAAACGGCAATGATTGCACTTGGGGCACTGATATTTACCATTTCCTTACTCCTAGTAATTGCTTACATGCTTCTGTGGCGCAAAAGTTCTGGGAAAGGAGTTGCAATCTCTGCTCAAGAAGGTGCATCGTCCCTGCTTAATAAAGTATTGGAAGCTACTGGAAACCTAAACGATAAGTATGTCATTGGGAGGGGAGCTCATGGAGTTGTATATAAGGCCATCTTGGGTCCAGGGAAAGTGTATGCTGTGAAAAAGCTGGTGTTTGTTGGTATGAAGGATGGAAGCAGAAGTATGGTTAGAGAAATTCAAACAATTGGAAAGGTTAGGCACCGCAATCTTGTCAAATTAGAAGACTTCTGGCTGAGAAAGGATTATGGGTTGATTCTTTATAATTACATGGAGAACGGGAGCCTTCATGATATTCTCCATGAGACTAAGCCACCTGTAACATTAGAATGGAGCGTTCGGTACCAAATTGCTATTGGAGTTGCTCAAGGGTTGTCATATCTCCATTTCGACTGTGATCCTGCCATCGTGCATCGAGACATCAAGCCCATGAATATCTTGTTGGACTCTGATCTGGAGCCTCACATATCAGATTTTGGTATTGCCAAGCTTCTGGATCAGTCTGCAGCAACTTCCGCCTCCAATGCCCTTCAGGGCACAGTTGGGTACATGGCTCCAGGTATGTAATTATCATTTGCTTCCTTTCAGTTAGCCGTGTCTTTAGAGATCTAGTCATCtgtagaaaaataatattgtctGTTTTTGTTGACAGAAACTGCATTTGCAGCTACAAAGAGCAAGGAGTCGGATGTTTATAGTTATGGCATTGTCCTATTAGAACTTATAACTCGAAAGAAGGTGTTGGACCGTTCACTCTATGGGGAAACAGATATTGTATGTTGGGTTAGGTCTGTTTGGACAGAAACTGAAGAAATTGAGAAGATTGTGGATCCAAGACTTTTGGACGAATTCATAGACTCAAGTGTCATGGAACAAGTAATTGAAGTGCTTTCACTAGCTCTTAGATGTACAGAGAAGGAAGTCAGCAAAAGACCCTCAATGAAAGAGGTAGTCAAGCTATTAACAAGGTCAAGTTCGAGTATACGAAGCAAGTACTAGCTAGCAGGGACAGAGTGAGGATTCCAGCTTCATGGGTTATAATATCTAGGACAATGACTGTAGTAACTGGGTTCTAAATTTAGTATTTGTACATATTTGATGTCTCACTTCTAGCTCCACCCTAGctgaagtaaagaaaaaaagaaaggaatatCATTGTTCTTAGTATTACCTGATTGTTTGTTTCACTTTGTTTATCTTATTACCTAGTTGATTATActgcttctttttcttctcgCGTTACATGGTAGGGATAAGGTCTAAGAACCAGTCTTGTTTTATGGTTTGGATGACGTGAATAAAAGTGGATGCTTAACTAAGTTTACATTTGTATTTATCTTCAGCTCAAAATTTACAGCTTAGCTATGAGTATGAGGTGCTTAGACATGGTTTTTCTTGTACATAACATGCATTGACAAGAAggttcatacatacataaatgTCAAAAGGGGCATATATTTTGGGACCAGGGAAGTGAAGACTATTATCAAGTAGAATAGTTGTACATGAATTCGACTTGAGAGTTTTactttgaataataaaattttgtgaTAGATAGAGTAATTGGTAGGGGAAAATCAACAATGGCTTGACAACActttcatcatcattatcagatAAGAATAGTGACGATGCCTTTTATTTCATAGCTCCCGTTtaaatattacttttaaaaaatgaattaatgaccttgattcaaaattaatttacgTATGATTTTATATCTTGTCTTATATACATCAAAAAGTATCTAATGAACAAATGTTTTATATTGATTTGGAGCAGTGAAAATTAAGCTGAAACCAACAGACAGTTTTTAATGATCTTTTCTGTTGATGAGAAGACATGGAAATGTAGTCAAAATGAAGCGTTGACAAGAATGAAGAAATTGAGAAGATTGTGGCCTGTGGACCAATTCATAAACACTCTCAAGTATTCTTCCCTATTTCTTATATAGCCATCAGTATATGTACTATGATGCATGTGCCAAGATTTGTATatcttttttgattttgttgtatGTAGGGGAGGGGGTAAACAATATTTTATAAGTTGTTGGCAAATCTGTTAGTTGGATATAATTTCTGAACAACTGATTGTACCTTCATCTTGTGGTGATGATACTGATCTCTCATCAAAATGTCTGCAAATAGCTACAACTTTTTGACCAAATTGTGATTGGTGAATTTGAGATTCTATCTCTATACCTCTAACTCCTCCAGTTGATGGCAAAAAGGCCTCTTCATAGCCATTGGGGCTTCCATCCCAACGGGAACATATACATACAAGAGACAAACCGTGTCTTTCAATTAGAGATCAAATAATCAAATCAAGATATACAAATTCCAAATGCCAACACTACAAAGAATTTCCTAAATCCACTACCATCCACCACAATCTACAAATTTGCCAACGCAACACAAGTTTCTATCAATACATTTTCTAACCAAGTCGACATCCCATATTTTACAACagtaaaattaataatacatcAATAACTCCCATGAGATCTGACAGAGGACATAGATTGGGCAGAGACAGAGGCTGTTGGACTGTTCAGGTCCCTTTCCCCATTAGCAACTTTGGGCTTTCCACTCAGCTTCTCCATCGCATCTTGAGCAATTTCAGTAAACCATTCATCCTCAGGGAGAACACTGCAGCAATGAGTACCAAACTATTAGGTTGAAGCAGCAACCCCCTTAATGCAAAGCTATATACCACAAATCATACTACTAATAAACAGAGCATTTTCTTCTGATGAACCAAACCCTTTAATGCATTGCAAAATGTACTCACAGTCAGATAAGAATTTGGTAATAGGGAGAGAGTTTATACCTATATGGATCCATCCCTGTTGCAGCAAAGGCTGACATAGCTTTAGAGATTATGTCATTGACAACCCGAAGCAAATTTCTAGATAAGTAGCGTCCTTGCGAAGCAAAGCATGTGACAAACTTCATATCCAAATAGAACTACAAAAAGTTCAATGTAAGTTACAAACATATTGGCAGTGGAGAGAAAAACAAGATTAGTGGATACCAGTAACTACGAACCTGCTGAAGACCAAGATGACCCAATGGCCTTGGTCCTTCCTCTATGTCATCCCAAAAGCTCTGATCTTGTGAAAGCCACAAGATGACAGTTTCTGTAAGcctcatcaacaacaacatagcAAATCTTTCCCTTCCCACAAACATATCAGCAGCTATGGCAGCCATTCTGTTTAGTTTGACATAAAGTTCCTGGAAAATCGCAATATACATAGATTAAACACACATAGTTGATCATGTGTAAACACAAACCACCACTGAAACTTCGAGTAATACCAAACCAAAACATTAAGTTGAAATCATACAAACAAAAGACAAACAGATACTAGGAAAAAGTGGTGCTCATTGCACAACAGCTTAGATTATCATATTGTTAATAATTAAGTACCCAGGAAACCAAGATCTCAACTCTTGCATTGTTCTCTCAGGGGTCGTTTGGTCTGAAGAGAAGTTATGTTGAGATTAGTTATAATGGGATAAGTTATGACAGGACTAGTTATgctaagattattttttattgattgtttGGTTTGTCATATTCAAATAAATGCATGACATAATTTCTAAGAATAAGTTGTTTGTTTACAAAAATACCCTCTAATAATAAGTTGTTTGTTTATAAAAGAGGGTTTAAGGGGGTACTTTTGTTATTATACATTTTTATCCCGGGATAAGCAAGTATTCCCCACACAAGtagggataacttatcccagtcataattttaatcatgggataagttatcctaCACTTGGTAACCAAACAAAGAATTGAGGGGTACTAAAACCTTATCCcggatttattttttttcctatccATCACACGAAATGACCCCTTAGTATTAATAAGTATCTATAAACATGAAGATCTAAGCTCTTACACGGTTAAGTATTAATGatttaagtataaaaaaacACCCGTGTTTGCTAAGAGCCTTAGAGGCAAGTGCAAATTCTAATGCTGCAGTAACTAACACATAATAAAGACATCAGTATTTCAGCATATTAACTAACACATAATAAAGACATCAGTATTTCAGCATACTTGGTAGTTGATCAACTTAATGACTCATAGTGCTAGCAAGAAAAACACAGGAAGAGAAACTGCACCTGAAATATTAGAGAAGGCGACCATTCCATATCGTCTGCATTTCCCTCCATGTTTATATACATTTCTGCAGTGAGATGGCTGTCCCCTTCCTCAGTGAAAATAAGATCCAGAGCATGTTGCTGACAAAAGCTATCCTTTAATCGGTCGACTGAGTTCACCAGACGCTTTTTCCATTCCCTTTGCTCAGGGTGACGGCTTTGCCTATCTGAAGCTCTTCGTTGAAGATCATCCTTTTGATTAGCCAAGGGAGCAAGCTTCATAGCTGCACGTGGCAATAGTTCGTCCGCCAATAGAGATGCATTTGCAAGCAAAGCAATTTGTTGAGCTTCAGTCTCAGCCATTCTAACAATTTTATTCCCTGAATCTTCATAGCTGGCTTCATCCTCCATGGAGCCAGGTAATGCTCTTACAAGTGTGTTCACGTATGTATTAAACACTTGAAATAGACCTTCCAAAGCTTTCCCTCCCAACTGCATACTTAGCAATGGTCCCACGTCCTCAAAGAAATCCTAGATAAGCAGTAGGAAAGTAGCAAACTAAATTAAGTAAAAGACATCAGGGCCATTTGCAACATAATACACAAAATGATTGCTTAAAAACATAGAATGCAGGTTTCATGCTGCAAAGAGAAATAAATCTGATAAGTGACAGATTAACACTCACTCAAGCAACTGTAAccaataaaaacaattaaaagaaCATTGTTTTGATATAACAAAGTAAGATTTAGCTAATCATCTGAGTCGATCATCTACAGCCAAGAAGCAGTAACAGagttaagaaaaaaatgcaTTGCATAAACAGGAAAGGTTGGCATATACAAGGTTAAAGTAATTCAGATCTATATTCTTGAGATGGTAAGAGGAGAGACATGTTATTACAATGTTTTATGTTGAATctatgtcatgccatgaccaTACTGAGGAAGATCCGTTGCCTCTAATGATTTAAGTAAACTCAAAACACCACTAACTACCAGATAGAAGAAAATAGACGACAATAATTGTCTTATGAAAAGCAGAATAATACTTTTATACTGACATATTTAAGCACATGATGGAGGACTAAAGGGTATATTGTGCTTCACTCGCAATCTTCAAATATCTTTCAACATGACATGAAGTACTAAAAACGGACATAATAACTATAAATGGTGGAAGCCAGAGGTGTTGAAAAGTAAAGTAAGCAAGAGTGCAGCAGGGAAGGCAAGTAGGTCGTTGTGGATATTGACACAAATAGCAGGTGCTTGTGATGGATATATTACACATTTATCTTTATCAGGTCACTAATTCTGTGACAATGACATTACCTGAACCATCAAATTGAATCGGTGCGCACTACTTGAAAGTTTATGCTGATATGCCCCTGTAGAACCAGGAACAGCACCAGCTGACCTACCGGATGCGCGTGTAACAGACGGTGGATATGTGAGTTCCCAATCATCAGCAGCTGCCAAAGCAGCAGTGCTTTCTTCAATTCGTTTTAAGTTGGCATCTAGCGCTTGCTCAACGCTTGGTCTAAAAAGCTTCAGAAGCACAGGACAAAGTGCAAGTCCACGAGCTTCCAACAAGGAACAGTGTCCTAAAGCTATTTGAACACATTCTGCAGCAGCACGTAAGCCACCAGCAGCTGCTGATGAAGTTAATGCATGTCTTTTGACCAAAAGTGCAAATGCCTCAGTCTGCTTAGTAGACCACATCACTAGTTCGGATGTATAAGCTGGCTCTTTACCAAAAATAGCCAATGAATCGGTGGCTGCTTGAGCAATGCCAGAGAATACGAGCTGAGAAAGGGCGGCAGTATAAGCTCCTCCATAAGAGGTGCTAGATGGACGAAGATTTTTCATGTTAAATTGGTATTTCTGGTAATGTGCATTAAGGAGCAAACTATGAGCACGGGGGCCATCCCCGAGCTTTTTAAGAGCTGAAATAGCAGCACGAAGCTCTGCACCACGAGTAGAAGGTTGACAGGCAATTTCAGCAAGCTGATCAGCCAGCTTTTGCCTACGTTCAGCAATGGCAGTTTGTAGTGACAACAGCACAGCATGACCTAacgttttcttctcttttgcaTCAGATGCTACGCGTTCTCCTTCATCAAGACTCAACAAGGCTTCATCTACTCTCCTTTCAGCTAATAGAACATCCAGGTGATCAGGAAACTCCGTAAGCCACTTCTCTAGGTCTGAAGGCTCCCTAACGTCAGCAGTAGGAGAGCTATCGGACGTGGACTCGGGAACAACATCAGACAAAGAATCAATATGAACTCCCTCAGCTAAACCATGAATTAAAGTTGCCTGAGTAGATAGCAAGTTTTTCATGGATGAGAGTTCACCCTCCAAATCTGATATCTCTTTTGATGTGCTGCAAGTAAATGAAATACAAAACAAGTAAGCACTGACCAAACACAACAGTAAAGCTATCAGTCTGTCACACACTATAGATAAAGAATATGCAAGCAACAGTTTAAAAAGGCAGTAGCAGGTCAAAATATCATTCTCAATGGGAAGCTTCTCTTATTTCATAGGCGTTTTCAGTTTGGGACAATCGGTCCGTAGCTGCTACATAAAGGACTCACCGAATGAAAGCTGTATAATTGGCATAGACACTTCTGCGCATTTCCTCAGCAGAAGCCCTTTTCAGTTCCAATAGATAAGAGCACAGCTGCCTTATTTCCTGTAAATTGATGGAAACTTCTATCAACAactcaccacattcattaggCAAGAATTTAAACGCCAAGGTGAAAAACATGGATGCCCAAATATGAATTCAAAGTTAAAACCATATTCACGAAGATAAAACCATATTCAGATCATTCAAATAACAATTTAGTCAAGTAAGCCGAATCCCCTCCCAAGAATTAGTTGTTCCCCTAATCTCAAATATTCATTCCTCCATATTACGACCACGAAAGAAAAAGAGCAATCAACATCTGGTAGAGGGGAACTAGCTTCTGGAAGTATTTGTCATCCCTATCTTTCAATCATTTCCAGATACATGGTTGTCTTCACTTTGTCAACTGCAACTACCTATAGCCAACTCTCTAGAATCTAGATGTGGTCTGACTGGACAAAATAGAAGCTGAGAAGTTTGAAAATGTATTATGAAACTGAGTCAGAAGAGCTATATATCTTTGTGGCAGAAACAGACTTCAGGCAATTAAGATGCTAGCGGAAGTTATGATACCAGAAATGAGTGCCATAACCAGCTGCAACAGCACTCTACTTTAAAATACAGAACTGAATCAGCACTGATCTATGTCTTGTGGAAGGCACAACATTCAGAGTATGTTTCAAAACTAAGAGTGGTACTCACTAAATGGTGCTAATGAAATTTATCATAGTAGCAAGGGGTATTGTAACTTGTGGCATTGCTCCTCCAACATAGAATAGAGAATATAGGTGGAAGCAAGGAGGTAGATGGAGAAAGGTAGAATTTGAAAACTAGTAGCAATAATAAGTATTAGAGCAGCTGTTTTATTCATAATAAGAGCGTGTTTTGGCTCATGAACTAGAAATTCATGATTGAACATCTCCGGATTATCATTCTCGTCTTGGATGGGTCATACTCACCTTGGATAAGCCATTGGGTAAGTAATCTTCGGATAAGATCTTTTACATATGtttgattaacaaaaaaaaatgaaactctGGATCAGAATATCTAATCATGTCATGTATTCGGCTCACcattaatgaatattttgataagAAAACAATTGACCAAATGTCGTGGGAAAATGAAATCTAGTTTTTATTTCacttaactttttaaatttattaattataaaaccAAAAACACATATAGTGCCATCAGATACTAAAATTAACTCTTTTTTATTGGTTACTAAAAGTAACTAATTACTATCATCACAAGGCTTAAGAATATTTTGGTAATgcagttaaaaaaattaaaaagtaaaaaagaatgtAGTGGGAAATGAACCCTAAAAACTAATCCATTAATTGGAAAAGTGGTAACACCTGGAAATTTGAAAAACAACATCCAAATACAGGGACAAACAAACTAGGATGACTATGCATTTCTGCATGTTTTGAATAGCTTGATTAGAAAGACATCGTGGATGTTTTTAGAGAGGGAGAGAAcatattttgtttataaaaatcaCGTATCAACAGTACTTAAAGATTTGTGGAAGGATGAATGCCGAATGATCCAAATATAGCCTTGGACTTCATATACTCCTTACATACATGAGATAAGCTAGCTATATTTTGCATACCATCAGTACCCTCTTGTTGCTGAGATATTCTGTGAAGAACACTAGTTTACTTATTTTTCTGAGGAACTGAAATGGAATGTCACTGTACAAAACTAGTTTacttaataaaaagaaacttacgAGTTTGTCTGATTGAATAAACATTTGGTTAAATAAAAGGCCTATAATTTGTCATTAAAATATGTGTTATCACTCTTTTTAAGTTCCAATACAGTAAGACTCTCATCCTGGCTATTAATACAACCTCCTTCGGTATTAAATAGTGACATTGGGATTGAAGGTTTTGAGATGACTCATCCTTGCTTACTTTTTGCATCCAAAAACAGAATGATTGAATTGGTCTCCAATACCAAATAATTCAGCCTCGTTCCCCACATAAAATGCACTAAGGGACTATATTATATCCTTGTAAAGATTCACGTTGACACCAGTATTGTCAAAAGCACGATGAAGCCTTGAAACGAGCCTCAAAACGTGTTGAGCATTTCCCCTTGCTAATGTGCACTTCAATGTTGTTATCAAGGTACTAAGGCATACTTTTCCTTGCCATTGAGAAGAGGCTAAACAATAGAtatttcacttctttttttataacCGTGGTGTTGAGGCCAGCTTGCACGCACTTAACTAATCCACGAAATACCTACTACCTCCCACCACCAGCAGATACCTGGTAACTCTATCCATCAATGTTGGCACAGATAGGAAGAAAACACCTAGTGTTTTTTTGTCCGCTCTGAAATTTGAACCTGATATCATGATTCTCACCGACTTCATTGACCTCATTGATTTTTCACTTTaccataattttctttttaatttctttgttcatGTATCTGTCATTCATGGTTATAATTGATAGCTTTGGACtacatgtttttaaattttttctcccTTCGTGCCTTTTTCTTGTGTTTTATTTGCCATTGCACTTGTAGCCCAACAGACCTTAAGAGTTTTTTTCTGCTTTTTGCTTTTGATAACACTGGTTGAAACATTTCCCTCATCTCCACCTCcccaaaatgaaatgaagtctGATGTGCTTAACAAGAAGGGAGATTTGTGAGAGCTGATAATGCTTCAATTGTT encodes the following:
- the LOC101266009 gene encoding exocyst complex component EXO84B, which produces MASVKSSRSRAHAVTQSKGINKDTGPKLEENLNVFKSDNFDADAFVQSKCHSLNEKEIRQLCSYLLELKRASAEEMRRSVYANYTAFIRTSKEISDLEGELSSMKNLLSTQATLIHGLAEGVHIDSLSDVVPESTSDSSPTADVREPSDLEKWLTEFPDHLDVLLAERRVDEALLSLDEGERVASDAKEKKTLGHAVLLSLQTAIAERRQKLADQLAEIACQPSTRGAELRAAISALKKLGDGPRAHSLLLNAHYQKYQFNMKNLRPSSTSYGGAYTAALSQLVFSGIAQAATDSLAIFGKEPAYTSELVMWSTKQTEAFALLVKRHALTSSAAAGGLRAAAECVQIALGHCSLLEARGLALCPVLLKLFRPSVEQALDANLKRIEESTAALAAADDWELTYPPSVTRASGRSAGAVPGSTGAYQHKLSSSAHRFNLMVQDFFEDVGPLLSMQLGGKALEGLFQVFNTYVNTLVRALPGSMEDEASYEDSGNKIVRMAETEAQQIALLANASLLADELLPRAAMKLAPLANQKDDLQRRASDRQSRHPEQREWKKRLVNSVDRLKDSFCQQHALDLIFTEEGDSHLTAEMYINMEGNADDMEWSPSLIFQELYVKLNRMAAIAADMFVGRERFAMLLLMRLTETVILWLSQDQSFWDDIEEGPRPLGHLGLQQFYLDMKFVTCFASQGRYLSRNLLRVVNDIISKAMSAFAATGMDPYSVLPEDEWFTEIAQDAMEKLSGKPKVANGERDLNSPTASVSAQSMSSVRSHGSY